The following proteins are encoded in a genomic region of Arcobacter suis CECT 7833:
- the xseB gene encoding exodeoxyribonuclease VII small subunit: MQDTKELEQINFEEKIIKAKELLEKLSNPQITLSDSIQVYKTGVKELEDAQKLLDEAKLIFTTANKE, from the coding sequence ATGCAAGATACAAAAGAGTTAGAACAAATAAATTTTGAAGAAAAAATCATAAAAGCAAAAGAGCTTTTAGAAAAATTATCAAATCCACAAATTACTTTAAGTGATTCAATACAAGTATATAAAACAGGTGTAAAAGAGCTAGAAGATGCTCAAAAACTTCTTGATGAAGCAAAACTAATTTTTACTACTGCTAATAAAGAATAA
- the metX gene encoding homoserine O-acetyltransferase MetX, with protein sequence MRIETKVEKFNEHLYLESGRLLESFEIIYETYGQLNEDKSNVIVICHPLSLSHHAAGRYADEAKAGWWDKFIGDGKAIDTTKYFVICSNNIGSSYGSTNPMSIDPSTKKEYRLKFPVLAISDIVKAQMKLYKRLGITKAKAVIGGSMGGMQALCYAIEHPTFADDIIALATTAYTRPWAIAFNKVGMEAVRHDPIFNKGNYKKDDPKALGLPGLAVGRMAGLICYLSPNFFNNKFGREYSSTDGLYELFGRFEVEKYLEYNSYAFPNIFDPLSYLYTCKTMNIFDAGRNKDKIEDSFDKVQANLHLIAFSDDMLFFPEEMEEIRDIMIKLGRENKVTYKLVQSQSGHDSFLVEVEKFENHVREILKDK encoded by the coding sequence TTGAGAATAGAGACAAAAGTAGAAAAATTCAATGAACATTTATACTTAGAAAGTGGACGACTTTTGGAGTCTTTTGAAATCATTTATGAAACTTATGGGCAATTAAATGAAGATAAATCAAATGTAATTGTGATTTGTCATCCCTTATCATTAAGTCATCATGCAGCTGGAAGATATGCCGATGAGGCAAAAGCTGGTTGGTGGGATAAATTCATCGGTGATGGAAAAGCTATTGATACTACAAAATATTTTGTTATCTGCTCAAACAATATTGGCTCTTCTTATGGTTCGACGAATCCTATGAGTATAGATCCATCAACAAAAAAAGAGTATAGATTAAAATTTCCAGTTCTTGCAATTTCTGATATTGTAAAAGCTCAAATGAAGTTGTATAAAAGATTAGGAATTACAAAAGCAAAAGCTGTAATTGGTGGAAGTATGGGAGGAATGCAAGCACTTTGTTATGCAATCGAACATCCAACATTTGCCGATGATATTATTGCTTTGGCAACTACTGCATATACAAGACCTTGGGCGATAGCTTTTAATAAAGTTGGAATGGAAGCAGTTAGACATGACCCAATTTTTAATAAGGGAAATTACAAAAAAGATGATCCAAAGGCTTTAGGACTTCCAGGACTTGCAGTTGGAAGAATGGCTGGATTAATATGTTATTTAAGTCCTAATTTTTTTAATAATAAATTTGGAAGAGAGTATTCATCGACAGATGGTTTGTATGAATTATTTGGAAGATTTGAAGTAGAAAAATATTTAGAATATAACTCTTATGCTTTTCCAAATATTTTTGACCCACTTTCATATCTTTACACTTGTAAAACAATGAATATTTTTGATGCGGGAAGAAATAAAGATAAAATTGAAGACTCTTTTGATAAAGTCCAAGCAAATCTGCATTTAATAGCTTTTAGTGATGATATGTTATTTTTTCCTGAAGAGATGGAAGAGATAAGAGATATAATGATAAAACTAGGTCGAGAAAATAAAGTTACTTATAAATTAGTGCAAAGCCAATCAGGACATGATTCATTTTTGGTTGAAGTTGAAAAGTTTGAAAATCATGTAAGAGAAATATTAAAGGACAAATAG
- a CDS encoding protein tyrosine phosphatase family protein, with the protein MNKILNYVKINELISTSGQLKIEELELIANEGFEVVINLAVPTTSNALENEDKIVSSLNMSYIHIPVDFENPKISDLKLFLNILQALGANKVWIHCAKNYRVSAFMYVYHKYILHTPFEQIDLSIFDIWQPSLVWQELMKVQLEDLYKA; encoded by the coding sequence ATGAACAAAATCTTAAATTATGTAAAAATAAATGAGCTAATTTCAACATCAGGTCAACTAAAAATTGAAGAGTTAGAGTTAATAGCAAATGAAGGTTTTGAAGTAGTTATAAATTTAGCTGTACCCACAACTTCAAATGCTCTGGAAAATGAAGATAAAATTGTAAGTTCTTTAAATATGAGTTATATTCATATTCCTGTGGATTTTGAAAATCCAAAAATATCAGATTTAAAACTATTTTTAAATATTTTACAAGCCCTTGGTGCAAATAAAGTTTGGATTCACTGTGCAAAAAATTACAGAGTTAGTGCTTTTATGTATGTTTATCACAAATATATTTTACATACACCTTTTGAGCAAATAGATTTATCTATTTTTGATATATGGCAACCAAGTTTAGTTTGGCAAGAACTTATGAAAGTACAATTAGAGGATTTATACAAGGCATAA
- a CDS encoding coproporphyrinogen III oxidase: protein MTMSKSQDAIKAYEIVKALQKRFVDKLDDLSAKYGENKKFQEVNWLRNNGVYGGGNRFEARDEVLFNTASINVSQVHYDEDLTKSLQSASAISTIIHPKNPNVPSIHIHISLTSFKDGNSYWRIMADLNPSLENMEDKKIFDESLKQISKENYEEGTKQGEKYFFIPALNKHRGVSHFYLENYKSEDKQKDFDFALEFGKKVIDTYINIISNALKTRQTFSVQDIKKQLDYHTLYLFQVLTLDRGTTSGLLIHNENDVGIMGSLPKFVNKKLLISWIENMEEVQKTLLEKIISSIDDNGVINTQTKEKLAQVVRNHYKNNPDALKYQASGTVIPNTVNNHIK from the coding sequence ATGACTATGTCAAAATCGCAAGATGCTATAAAAGCTTATGAAATAGTAAAAGCTTTGCAAAAAAGATTTGTTGATAAATTAGATGATTTAAGTGCAAAATATGGTGAAAACAAAAAATTCCAAGAAGTTAATTGGTTACGAAACAATGGAGTTTATGGTGGTGGAAATAGATTTGAAGCTAGGGATGAAGTTTTATTTAACACTGCAAGTATAAATGTTTCTCAGGTTCATTATGATGAGGATTTAACAAAAAGTTTGCAAAGTGCAAGTGCAATTTCAACAATCATTCATCCAAAAAATCCAAATGTTCCATCAATTCATATACATATTAGTCTTACAAGTTTTAAAGATGGAAATTCATATTGGCGAATAATGGCTGATTTAAATCCAAGCCTTGAAAATATGGAAGATAAAAAAATATTTGATGAGTCTTTAAAACAAATCTCAAAAGAGAACTATGAAGAAGGAACAAAACAAGGGGAAAAATATTTTTTTATTCCAGCTTTAAATAAACACCGAGGTGTTTCTCACTTTTATTTGGAAAACTATAAAAGTGAAGATAAACAAAAAGATTTTGATTTTGCTTTAGAATTTGGAAAAAAAGTAATAGATACTTATATAAATATTATTTCAAATGCTTTAAAAACAAGACAAACTTTTAGTGTTCAAGATATAAAAAAACAGTTAGATTATCACACTTTATATCTTTTCCAAGTTTTAACCCTTGATAGAGGAACAACTTCAGGACTTTTGATTCATAATGAAAATGATGTTGGAATCATGGGTTCTCTTCCTAAATTTGTAAATAAAAAATTATTAATTTCTTGGATAGAAAATATGGAAGAAGTTCAAAAAACATTGTTAGAAAAAATTATTAGTAGTATTGATGATAATGGAGTAATAAATACTCAAACAAAAGAAAAATTAGCACAAGTTGTGAGAAATCACTATAAAAATAATCCAGATGCACTAAAATATCAAGCAAGTGGAACAGTTATTCCAAATACAGTAAATAATCACATAAAATAA
- a CDS encoding YeeE/YedE family protein produces MFDLEIYEIVNILGLLIGIAFGVIAQKNQFCFSGSIKDYILTKSTKRGASVIMAMIIAIISTTIVANYFEIDLTKSAYFKNNINYFAIIAGGLLFGAGMMIADGCSSRSLVKYAQGDSNALITLIFIAIFAYATTKGILYGVLDPFINNSFLIEISSKIQNFQMNIFVVLGILLAILFYLIKRVRRVFSLFDGVLIGLLISAAWFVTGFLGQESMERVIDLTGISFVYPSAKALELFTYYEVNELSFGVSMVCGVLAGTFAMSFINKKYSFGCTSGQNINKVKYNMIGGALMGTGGIMAIGCTVGQGLTGLSTLAFSSALAIISIFISAVITGNILNKYNKLPMCFIFEWDDNDKNKPIDFQI; encoded by the coding sequence ATGTTTGATTTAGAAATATATGAAATAGTCAATATTTTAGGTTTATTAATAGGAATTGCTTTTGGAGTAATCGCTCAAAAAAATCAATTTTGTTTTAGTGGTTCAATAAAAGATTATATTCTTACAAAATCCACCAAAAGAGGTGCATCTGTAATTATGGCAATGATTATTGCGATAATTTCTACAACAATTGTGGCAAATTATTTTGAAATAGATTTAACAAAATCAGCTTATTTTAAAAACAACATTAACTATTTTGCAATAATTGCTGGGGGATTGTTGTTTGGAGCAGGAATGATGATAGCTGATGGTTGTAGTAGTAGAAGTTTAGTTAAATATGCCCAAGGTGACTCAAATGCTTTGATTACTTTGATATTTATAGCAATTTTCGCTTATGCAACTACAAAAGGGATTTTATATGGTGTTTTAGACCCATTTATCAATAACTCTTTTTTAATAGAAATTTCATCAAAAATTCAAAATTTTCAAATGAATATTTTTGTTGTTTTAGGTATTTTATTGGCAATATTATTTTATTTAATAAAAAGAGTAAGAAGAGTATTTTCTTTGTTTGATGGAGTTTTAATTGGATTATTGATTAGTGCTGCTTGGTTTGTAACAGGGTTTTTAGGTCAAGAGAGTATGGAAAGAGTTATTGATTTAACTGGAATAAGTTTTGTTTATCCAAGTGCAAAAGCTTTAGAATTGTTCACTTATTATGAAGTAAATGAATTATCTTTTGGAGTAAGTATGGTTTGTGGAGTTTTAGCTGGAACTTTTGCCATGTCGTTTATAAATAAAAAATATAGTTTTGGATGCACTTCTGGTCAGAATATAAATAAAGTAAAATATAATATGATTGGTGGAGCATTAATGGGAACAGGTGGAATAATGGCGATTGGTTGTACGGTTGGACAAGGATTAACTGGTCTTTCAACTCTGGCATTTTCATCGGCTCTTGCGATTATTTCTATTTTTATTTCAGCTGTAATTACAGGAAATATTTTAAATAAATATAATAAATTACCTATGTGTTTTATTTTTGAGTGGGATGATAACGACAAAAATAAACCTATTGATTTCCAAATATAA
- the ftsZ gene encoding cell division protein FtsZ, which translates to MENLFRVDDIKVDMPSKVLSDNVAKIAVIGVGGGGCNMINHMINEGSHKIDLIAANTDLQVLHISKAPKKIQLGLKLTKGLGAGMKPEVGRDSAVESYEEIKATLKGADIIFIAAGLGGGTGTGAAAIIAKAAKEIGALTVSVVTKPFTWEGKKRAGLANLGLEELKKVSDSIIIVPNDRLLEIIDENVGMKDAFKIIDNILYQAVNGMSEVILNPGNSDINTDFADVKTIMQHKGMALMGIGRAKGENAAQRALEDAVDSPLLDKVSLNGAKGILIHFNIHPQVSLFAINDVMGTINERMDSNAEIIFGTTSDSTLEKDEVKITIVATGFESKNDELEESSEGNEESSNQNNNVLADSENYFDTPPLMRDYIVQYQLN; encoded by the coding sequence ATGGAAAATTTATTTAGAGTAGATGATATAAAAGTGGATATGCCAAGTAAAGTTTTATCTGACAATGTAGCAAAAATTGCTGTTATTGGAGTAGGTGGTGGTGGTTGTAATATGATTAACCACATGATAAATGAAGGTTCTCATAAGATTGATTTAATTGCTGCTAATACAGATTTACAAGTATTACATATCTCTAAAGCTCCAAAAAAGATACAACTAGGACTTAAACTAACTAAAGGTTTAGGTGCTGGAATGAAACCAGAAGTTGGTCGTGATTCAGCTGTTGAAAGTTATGAAGAGATAAAAGCTACTTTAAAAGGTGCTGATATTATTTTTATTGCTGCTGGTCTTGGTGGAGGAACTGGAACTGGAGCTGCTGCAATAATTGCAAAAGCTGCAAAAGAAATCGGTGCATTAACTGTTTCAGTTGTTACAAAACCATTTACTTGGGAAGGTAAAAAAAGAGCTGGACTTGCAAATCTTGGACTTGAAGAACTTAAAAAAGTTAGTGATTCAATCATTATTGTACCAAATGATAGATTATTAGAAATCATTGATGAAAATGTCGGTATGAAAGATGCCTTTAAAATTATTGATAATATTTTATATCAAGCTGTAAATGGTATGAGTGAAGTGATTTTAAATCCAGGAAATTCTGATATTAATACAGACTTTGCAGATGTTAAAACTATTATGCAACACAAAGGTATGGCATTAATGGGAATTGGTCGGGCAAAGGGTGAAAATGCTGCTCAAAGAGCTTTAGAAGATGCCGTTGATTCTCCACTTTTAGATAAAGTTTCTTTGAATGGTGCAAAAGGTATTTTAATTCACTTTAATATTCATCCTCAAGTTTCGTTATTTGCAATTAATGATGTAATGGGAACTATTAATGAAAGAATGGATTCTAATGCAGAGATTATTTTTGGTACAACTTCTGATAGTACTTTAGAAAAAGATGAAGTAAAAATTACCATTGTTGCTACTGGATTTGAATCAAAAAATGATGAACTTGAAGAGAGTTCAGAAGGAAATGAAGAAAGTAGTAATCAAAACAATAATGTTTTAGCAGATAGTGAAAACTATTTTGATACTCCACCTTTAATGAGAGATTATATAGTTCAATATCAATTGAACTAA
- the ftsA gene encoding cell division protein FtsA has protein sequence MNNTFLAIDIGSSNITAVIAKHDLENNINILGTGIQRSNGVNKGLIINIEEASKAIKDAVSIAKRTTTELIDTTVVSISGSYSKSIRSSGSVNVPNGLITETEINQVMQMALYNATIVPEYEVVHVVPIFFKVDDSVEVDNPLNMNGSRLEVSVYIVTAKRTALTNIKSALKTSGIEVVKFVLDSYASALAVLDDQQKKFGAVVINLGATTTEFVYFKGNSIIFNGFIPVGSNHITNDLSVMLHTPPTAAEKIKLEYGSLLRNYSPNNELGVTKVKIPRIGDEESISEVALDYIQTIIHARVEEVLILVKNKLKKSGHLDNTGSGIVITGGMSYLDGIKKLAEKIYEGIPISVSNPKNIKNGFMSFDEANMATIVGLLFYSLGTNKSYQLDSSKKLVKPLKKDRIIEPKISVVENTSEKPTMQHRKEEIQIKDNSTILTPLIRDKKKGVSKFWNKVSEWF, from the coding sequence TTGAATAATACTTTTTTAGCAATTGATATTGGTTCATCTAATATTACAGCAGTTATTGCAAAACATGATTTAGAAAATAATATAAATATTTTAGGTACAGGTATTCAAAGAAGTAATGGAGTTAATAAAGGTCTTATAATAAATATTGAAGAAGCATCAAAAGCAATAAAAGATGCAGTTTCAATAGCAAAAAGAACAACAACAGAACTTATAGATACAACAGTTGTATCAATTTCTGGAAGTTATTCAAAAAGTATTAGAAGTAGTGGTTCAGTTAATGTTCCAAATGGACTTATTACTGAAACTGAAATTAATCAAGTTATGCAAATGGCTTTATATAATGCGACAATTGTTCCTGAATATGAAGTTGTACATGTAGTTCCAATATTTTTTAAAGTTGATGATTCTGTTGAAGTTGACAATCCTTTAAATATGAATGGGAGCCGACTTGAAGTTTCTGTTTATATCGTAACTGCAAAAAGAACAGCTTTGACAAATATAAAATCAGCTTTAAAAACATCTGGAATAGAAGTTGTTAAATTTGTTTTAGATTCTTATGCATCTGCTCTTGCAGTTCTTGATGACCAACAAAAGAAATTTGGTGCAGTTGTTATAAATCTTGGTGCAACGACAACTGAATTTGTATATTTTAAAGGTAATTCTATTATTTTTAATGGTTTTATCCCTGTTGGTTCAAATCACATAACAAATGACTTATCTGTTATGTTACATACTCCTCCCACAGCTGCAGAAAAAATAAAATTAGAATATGGTTCACTTTTAAGAAATTATTCTCCAAATAATGAATTAGGTGTTACAAAAGTTAAAATTCCTAGAATTGGTGATGAAGAGAGTATTTCAGAAGTTGCTCTTGATTATATTCAAACAATTATTCATGCAAGGGTTGAAGAAGTTTTAATTTTAGTAAAAAATAAACTTAAAAAAAGTGGTCATTTAGATAATACAGGTTCAGGTATTGTAATTACTGGTGGAATGAGTTATCTTGATGGAATAAAAAAACTTGCAGAAAAGATTTATGAAGGTATTCCTATTAGCGTTTCAAACCCAAAAAATATAAAAAATGGATTTATGAGTTTTGATGAAGCAAATATGGCTACAATAGTGGGATTATTATTTTATTCTTTGGGAACAAATAAAAGCTACCAATTAGATTCTAGTAAAAAACTTGTTAAGCCATTAAAAAAAGATAGAATAATTGAACCAAAAATTTCAGTTGTTGAAAATACTTCTGAAAAACCAACAATGCAACATAGAAAAGAAGAAATTCAAATAAAAGATAACTCTACAATTTTAACACCTTTAATAAGAGATAAGAAAAAAGGCGTGTCTAAATTCTGGAATAAAGTATCGGAGTGGTTTTAA
- a CDS encoding peptidylprolyl isomerase: MITWMQRHKKWLVITIWISTIAFVGAGFVGWGSYEYGKQGGVVAVVGDREVSVEEYQQEYSNLYEQYSKMFGPMFSKELAEQLKLKDVAYRQVLQKNLILSYADSLGLDITNEDIAKELVKYNVFLKDGKFDKETYIKVLGQNKMTPKDFEESLKRNLLLQKVQMLFELNPSNVEVENLSKLLFIEDDISIKILNSNDIKVDVKQEELKKYWEENKNSYMSEISYDLEVKELPLLTANSTEEDIKAHYEKFKIDYKHEDGKIKSLEEAKNLIIKDLDEKYTKTEALKVFLKIKKDEDKFETKVTYKESTLPFMDENNTKILESKEGEIVKPFFEKDKYFIVKLTKKNLSQTLTFEQASSLATKDYEKVMKSKKLEELATSQLKDFKGIDISTVSRDSVNKIVGLEQKEAGKFLNELFSSTSKDGMVKLEDKIVLYRINNSKFSNYNKAKDDVVKGTLIQLQEEELMMNLMKKLENSFEIQSSIQEKE; encoded by the coding sequence ATGATAACATGGATGCAAAGACATAAAAAATGGCTTGTAATTACTATTTGGATTAGTACAATTGCATTTGTCGGCGCTGGCTTTGTTGGTTGGGGTTCTTATGAATATGGAAAACAAGGTGGAGTTGTAGCAGTTGTAGGTGATAGAGAAGTATCAGTTGAAGAGTATCAACAAGAGTATTCAAATCTTTATGAACAATACTCAAAAATGTTTGGACCTATGTTTAGTAAAGAATTAGCTGAACAACTAAAGTTAAAAGATGTGGCTTATCGACAAGTTTTACAAAAAAATCTAATTTTATCATATGCAGATTCTTTAGGACTTGATATTACAAACGAAGATATTGCAAAAGAGTTAGTAAAATATAACGTTTTCTTAAAAGATGGAAAATTTGACAAAGAGACTTATATAAAAGTTTTAGGTCAAAATAAAATGACTCCAAAAGATTTTGAAGAGTCTTTAAAACGAAATTTATTATTACAAAAAGTTCAAATGCTTTTTGAATTAAATCCAAGTAATGTTGAAGTTGAAAACTTAAGTAAATTACTTTTTATTGAAGATGATATTTCAATAAAAATTTTAAATTCAAATGATATTAAAGTTGATGTAAAACAAGAAGAATTAAAAAAATATTGGGAAGAGAATAAAAACTCTTATATGTCAGAAATTTCTTATGATTTAGAAGTAAAAGAACTTCCTTTACTAACAGCGAATTCAACTGAAGAAGATATTAAAGCTCATTACGAAAAATTCAAAATTGATTATAAACATGAAGATGGAAAGATAAAATCTCTTGAAGAAGCAAAAAATTTAATAATAAAAGATTTAGATGAAAAATATACTAAAACAGAAGCTTTAAAAGTATTTTTAAAAATCAAAAAAGATGAAGATAAATTTGAAACCAAAGTTACTTATAAAGAATCAACTTTACCTTTTATGGATGAAAATAATACAAAAATATTAGAATCAAAAGAGGGTGAAATTGTAAAACCATTTTTTGAAAAAGATAAATATTTCATTGTAAAACTTACTAAAAAGAATTTATCACAAACATTAACTTTTGAACAAGCATCTTCTTTGGCTACAAAAGATTATGAAAAAGTTATGAAAAGTAAAAAACTTGAAGAACTTGCAACTTCACAATTAAAAGATTTCAAAGGTATTGATATTTCAACTGTTTCAAGAGACTCTGTAAATAAAATTGTAGGTTTAGAGCAAAAAGAAGCAGGTAAATTTTTAAATGAATTGTTTTCTTCAACATCAAAAGATGGAATGGTTAAATTAGAAGATAAAATAGTATTATATAGAATAAATAATTCAAAATTTAGCAATTATAACAAGGCAAAAGATGATGTAGTAAAAGGAACTTTAATACAACTCCAAGAGGAAGAATTAATGATGAATTTAATGAAAAAATTAGAAAATAGTTTTGAAATACAATCTTCAATTCAAGAAAAGGAGTAA
- a CDS encoding AAA family ATPase, with translation MSQEEYKSFKLSGVIKKVLYKNDETKYIIAVLENNQKICGAYFDTDIEKIVGEEVILKGNWITHKKYGVQFEFDTLQLKEAEIFFFLTKIVKGVGKKFAHELLEKYDEEELVDILSNRPQELLDFKGIKEKKLQMIVSSWQKFQHLRELGSFLAKFGVTSNLITKIYSSLGEVENLIEKIKENPYILINIKGIGFKRADEIAKSLGIDPKSEFRIMACLNYTLREYCDNNGNSSIEKFHLYKLLDDSLRFFNEEALYESAISKMLVEEDLFVTSENRYALSMLYYAEKRILEFFTRRKDEKNRKIIATFDEYLLKKQETLGFELSTEQKKAVELINNGDKTLFLIGYAGTGKSTSSRAILELLEETMSYDDIMTIALSGIASQRISDTTGYNSSTIQSLLMKHKEKDFFPYKAILLDEASMVNSVTFYQIISKIADDTIFIIVGDDGQLPAIGAGNVLADAIKYELAPICKLTKIYRQNENQAIAVIANDIRKGEVPAYKEEYEDFKFIDVSISNYYSQKNSVSSNDFADLRGENSEYILNNILNISASYIEQYYDFIKKKKISKALTLFQVITPMKAGILGVDNLNIQLQKLFNHTKGKAFVSKVYEYKLTDKVIHIKNENMKAQTMSMYKSGSTDFLERRVYNGQLGLIIKLDFEEEKCIVLYPNDDMVVFYDFENVYTLLSLAYCLTIHKTQGMEYENALIPMSFSHYIMHNTKLLYTAITRAKRMCYIVGEEEAFKSACKKLEITIRESVINDLLSKKIIQNREIIVV, from the coding sequence ATGAGTCAAGAAGAGTATAAAAGCTTTAAGTTATCAGGAGTTATAAAAAAAGTTTTATACAAAAATGATGAAACAAAATACATAATCGCAGTTTTAGAAAATAATCAAAAAATTTGTGGTGCATATTTCGATACAGATATTGAAAAAATCGTTGGTGAAGAGGTTATTTTAAAAGGAAATTGGATAACTCATAAAAAATATGGAGTTCAATTTGAATTTGATACTTTACAGCTAAAAGAGGCTGAAATTTTCTTTTTTCTTACAAAAATAGTAAAAGGTGTTGGTAAAAAATTTGCCCATGAATTACTAGAAAAATATGATGAAGAAGAGTTAGTAGATATATTAAGCAATAGACCTCAAGAACTTCTTGATTTTAAAGGAATAAAAGAGAAAAAGCTTCAAATGATAGTTAGCTCTTGGCAAAAATTCCAACACTTAAGAGAACTAGGTTCTTTTTTAGCAAAATTTGGGGTAACTTCAAATCTTATTACAAAAATATATTCAAGTTTAGGTGAAGTTGAAAACCTAATAGAGAAAATCAAAGAAAATCCATATATTTTAATAAACATAAAAGGAATTGGTTTTAAAAGAGCCGATGAAATAGCTAAATCACTTGGAATTGACCCAAAATCTGAGTTTAGAATAATGGCATGTCTAAACTACACTTTAAGGGAATATTGTGATAATAATGGAAACTCTTCAATAGAAAAATTTCATTTATACAAACTTTTAGATGATAGTTTACGTTTTTTTAATGAAGAGGCTTTATACGAATCAGCTATTTCTAAAATGCTAGTTGAAGAAGATCTTTTTGTGACAAGCGAAAATAGATATGCCTTATCAATGCTTTATTATGCAGAAAAGCGAATTTTAGAGTTTTTTACAAGAAGAAAAGATGAAAAAAACAGAAAAATTATTGCCACTTTTGATGAATATTTACTGAAAAAACAAGAGACTTTAGGTTTTGAATTAAGTACTGAGCAAAAAAAAGCGGTTGAACTAATAAACAACGGTGATAAAACTCTATTTTTAATAGGTTATGCAGGAACTGGAAAATCAACTTCAAGTAGGGCGATTTTAGAGCTTCTTGAAGAGACAATGTCTTATGATGATATTATGACTATTGCTTTAAGTGGAATTGCTTCACAGCGTATTTCAGACACCACAGGTTACAACTCTTCAACGATTCAATCACTTTTAATGAAACATAAAGAGAAAGATTTTTTCCCGTATAAAGCTATTTTACTTGATGAAGCTTCAATGGTAAATTCTGTTACTTTTTATCAAATAATTTCAAAAATTGCTGATGATACTATTTTTATAATTGTGGGAGATGATGGACAATTACCTGCAATTGGGGCTGGGAATGTACTTGCAGATGCCATAAAATATGAACTTGCTCCCATTTGTAAACTAACAAAAATCTATAGACAAAATGAAAATCAAGCAATTGCTGTTATTGCAAACGATATAAGAAAAGGAGAAGTTCCTGCTTATAAAGAAGAATATGAGGATTTTAAATTTATTGATGTATCTATTTCAAATTATTATTCACAAAAAAACTCCGTTTCATCGAATGATTTTGCAGATTTAAGGGGTGAAAATTCTGAGTATATTTTGAATAATATTTTAAATATTTCAGCTTCTTATATAGAGCAATATTATGATTTTATAAAGAAAAAAAAGATTTCAAAAGCATTAACACTTTTTCAAGTGATCACTCCCATGAAAGCTGGAATTTTAGGGGTTGATAATCTAAATATTCAACTTCAAAAACTCTTTAATCATACGAAAGGAAAGGCTTTTGTTTCAAAAGTGTATGAATATAAATTAACTGACAAAGTAATTCATATAAAAAATGAGAATATGAAAGCTCAAACTATGAGTATGTATAAAAGTGGCTCAACTGATTTTCTTGAAAGAAGAGTTTACAACGGTCAATTAGGCCTTATAATAAAACTTGATTTTGAAGAAGAAAAATGTATAGTTTTGTATCCAAATGATGATATGGTTGTATTTTATGATTTTGAAAATGTTTATACTTTATTATCACTAGCATATTGTCTAACTATTCATAAAACCCAAGGAATGGAGTATGAAAATGCTCTAATTCCTATGAGTTTTTCCCATTACATAATGCACAATACGAAACTTTTATACACTGCAATCACAAGAGCAAAAAGAATGTGTTATATCGTTGGTGAAGAAGAAGCATTTAAGAGTGCTTGTAAAAAATTAGAAATAACAATAAGAGAATCAGTAATAAATGATTTACTAAGTAAAAAAATAATTCAAAATAGAGAAATAATAGTCGTTTAA
- the arsC gene encoding arsenate reductase (glutaredoxin) (This arsenate reductase requires both glutathione and glutaredoxin to convert arsenate to arsenite, after which the efflux transporter formed by ArsA and ArsB can extrude the arsenite from the cell, providing resistance.): MQDIEIWHNPKCSKSRAAMELLENNNIDANVVKYLEQTPIKEQIKDVLKKLKISAKELLRTGEDVYKELNLKQIDDEETLIDFMVKNPILIERPIIIRGDNAVIARPIENLSELIK, translated from the coding sequence ATGCAAGATATAGAAATTTGGCATAATCCAAAATGTTCAAAATCAAGAGCAGCGATGGAATTATTGGAAAATAACAATATAGATGCAAATGTTGTTAAATATTTAGAACAAACTCCCATAAAAGAACAAATAAAAGATGTTTTAAAGAAACTAAAAATTAGTGCAAAAGAGCTTTTACGAACAGGTGAAGATGTTTATAAAGAGTTAAATTTAAAACAAATAGATGATGAAGAAACACTAATCGATTTTATGGTAAAAAATCCTATTTTAATTGAGCGACCAATCATCATAAGAGGCGATAATGCTGTGATTGCAAGACCAATTGAAAACTTAAGCGAATTAATTAAATGA